A single window of Terriglobales bacterium DNA harbors:
- a CDS encoding AsmA-like C-terminal region-containing protein, giving the protein MRKRLAIAGLLGVILAACVLGTAALHRRWVEPLVKQRLVAILQERFDGDVEIEELRISGLLFLRIDGEGLAMRSRERKDLPPLIRVKAFSVETGLLALLRTPPHVDRVRIEGLEITVPPRSQPGGSSLGKRLAGYRIAVQEIVSDNAQLTILPKREGKLPIVFDLHHVLLRSSGSGRPMSFRASLTNPKPAGEIEATGYFGPWEAEDPSLTPVSGEYSFRDADLNTIRGIGGILASTGKFEGILGRLAVQGETDTPDFSVDVGGNPVPLHTRFSAVVDGTSGDTLLDSVEARLGNSTILANGLVARTAEPRGRVVALDVSVPEGRIEDLLRLAVKDSTPPMTGPVRLQTQFLLLPGSERIAQRLNLSGRFHLASARFTKLSVRKKVETLSLRGQGKTEEEGSEVASDLEGRFQLKNGTLSISRLRFQVPGATVRLRGHYSLLEGTLDLRGTLALQAKLSQTTTGVKSFLLKAVDPWFSRKGAGTLLPIEVSGTAKNPQFGVDVGKALRRTD; this is encoded by the coding sequence ATGCGCAAGCGGCTTGCGATTGCGGGTCTGCTGGGTGTCATCCTGGCAGCCTGCGTTCTTGGCACGGCTGCGCTGCACAGGCGCTGGGTGGAGCCGCTCGTCAAGCAACGCCTGGTGGCGATCCTGCAAGAGCGGTTCGACGGCGACGTCGAGATCGAAGAACTGCGGATTTCCGGCCTCCTGTTTCTCCGGATTGATGGCGAAGGCCTGGCCATGAGAAGCCGGGAGCGGAAGGACCTCCCTCCCTTGATTCGGGTGAAGGCTTTCTCGGTGGAAACAGGGTTGCTGGCCCTGTTGAGAACGCCGCCTCACGTCGATCGCGTCCGGATTGAAGGGCTGGAGATTACTGTGCCGCCGCGCAGCCAGCCGGGCGGAAGCTCGCTGGGCAAGCGGCTGGCCGGCTATCGAATCGCCGTACAGGAAATAGTCTCGGACAACGCGCAGTTGACCATCCTGCCCAAGCGGGAAGGCAAACTGCCGATCGTGTTCGATCTTCACCACGTCTTGCTGCGTTCCTCAGGTTCGGGCCGGCCCATGTCCTTCCGCGCCAGTCTCACCAACCCCAAGCCGGCGGGCGAGATCGAGGCGACGGGCTATTTCGGCCCCTGGGAGGCGGAAGATCCCAGCCTGACTCCAGTCTCCGGCGAATACAGCTTTCGTGACGCCGACCTCAACACCATTCGCGGCATCGGCGGAATATTGGCCTCCACAGGAAAGTTCGAGGGCATTCTCGGACGCTTGGCGGTGCAGGGCGAGACCGACACGCCGGACTTCAGTGTCGACGTCGGAGGAAACCCGGTTCCGTTGCACACGCGCTTCAGTGCGGTGGTGGACGGCACCAGCGGCGACACGCTCCTGGATTCGGTGGAGGCTCGCCTGGGGAACTCCACCATCCTGGCCAACGGCCTGGTGGCGAGAACTGCCGAGCCGAGAGGTCGCGTTGTCGCTCTGGATGTCAGCGTCCCGGAAGGTCGGATCGAAGACTTGTTGCGCCTGGCGGTGAAGGACAGCACGCCTCCCATGACCGGCCCGGTGCGCCTTCAGACGCAGTTCCTGCTGCTGCCCGGAAGCGAGAGAATCGCGCAACGCCTGAATCTCAGCGGCCGCTTCCACCTCGCCAGTGCCCGCTTCACGAAGTTGAGCGTGCGCAAGAAGGTGGAGACGTTGAGCCTGCGGGGCCAAGGGAAGACTGAGGAGGAAGGCTCCGAGGTCGCCTCCGACCTGGAGGGACGCTTTCAGTTGAAGAACGGCACGCTGTCCATCTCCCGGCTTAGGTTTCAGGTGCCGGGCGCGACCGTCCGCCTCCGCGGGCATTACAGCCTCCTGGAAGGCACTCTGGACCTTCGCGGGACGCTGGCTCTCCAAGCCAAACTATCCCAGACAACCACCGGAGTAAAGTCGTTTCTTCTCAAGGCGGTCGATCCCTGGTTTTCGCGGAAGGGCGCCGGCACGCTGCTTCCCATCGAGGTCAGCGGGACGGCGAAGAATCCGCAGTTTGGGGTCGATGTCGGGAAGGCCCTGCGGCGAACGGACTAG
- a CDS encoding nucleotide sugar dehydrogenase, with amino-acid sequence MHIGVYGTGYLGTVVSACLADFGLPVTCYDRDEVRIARLHQGQLPFCEKNLTDMVRRNTRVGRLTYTTELAHFTNRADVFYISPDSHRQIDEAAMEVAGGARARSIMVIATPVPVGTAVRVEQCLRDLGHDLQVVAQPMFLTDGCAVEDFNWPDRIVLGTTSNDAVFTLKQIYRPLIMRGVPVIVTNPSTAELVREAATAYLATKVAFINEIASLCEGVQADAVDLALALGLDRKIAPRCLQPGTAFGGPFVETQMDSLAQLAVRHGQGLKVLAAAREVNASISDRMADKITSLLQNVPGKEVGILGLAFKPHTNSVAQSSAVQLARRLTARGAHVRAYDPVAIPEARQELNGTVKYCETPYAAAEGSDALVVGTGWPEFRDLDFDRIKRTLKRPLIVDTKNLLDSTRLRAMGFEYVGVGRS; translated from the coding sequence ATGCATATCGGAGTGTATGGCACCGGTTATCTGGGCACGGTGGTCTCGGCCTGCCTGGCCGATTTCGGTCTTCCGGTCACCTGCTACGACCGCGACGAGGTTCGCATCGCCCGCCTGCACCAGGGCCAGTTGCCCTTCTGCGAAAAGAACCTGACGGACATGGTCCGCCGCAACACGCGCGTGGGACGGCTCACCTATACGACCGAGCTGGCGCACTTCACCAATCGCGCTGACGTCTTCTACATCTCCCCGGACTCGCACCGGCAGATCGATGAAGCGGCGATGGAAGTGGCCGGCGGCGCCCGCGCCCGGTCCATCATGGTGATCGCCACCCCCGTGCCGGTGGGCACAGCGGTGCGCGTGGAACAATGCCTGCGCGACCTGGGGCATGACCTGCAGGTCGTGGCGCAGCCCATGTTCCTCACCGACGGCTGTGCGGTCGAGGACTTCAACTGGCCGGACCGCATCGTGCTGGGCACGACCTCGAACGATGCGGTGTTCACGCTGAAGCAGATCTACCGCCCGCTGATCATGCGCGGCGTGCCGGTGATCGTCACCAATCCGTCCACGGCGGAACTGGTGCGCGAAGCGGCCACTGCTTACCTGGCGACCAAGGTGGCGTTCATCAACGAGATCGCTTCGTTGTGCGAGGGCGTACAGGCCGACGCGGTGGACCTGGCGCTGGCGCTGGGTCTGGACCGCAAGATCGCGCCCCGCTGCCTGCAACCGGGAACGGCGTTCGGCGGTCCGTTCGTGGAAACGCAGATGGATTCGCTGGCGCAGCTCGCGGTGCGCCACGGCCAGGGGTTGAAGGTGCTGGCTGCCGCTCGCGAGGTCAACGCTTCCATCTCGGATCGCATGGCGGACAAGATCACGTCGCTGCTGCAGAACGTGCCCGGGAAGGAAGTCGGCATCCTGGGGCTGGCGTTCAAGCCGCACACCAACTCCGTGGCGCAGTCCTCGGCCGTGCAGTTGGCGCGCCGGCTGACGGCGCGGGGCGCACACGTGCGGGCTTACGACCCGGTCGCGATTCCGGAAGCGCGCCAGGAACTGAACGGCACAGTGAAGTATTGCGAGACGCCGTACGCCGCCGCCGAAGGCTCCGATGCCCTGGTGGTGGGCACCGGCTGGCCGGAGTTCCGCGACCTGGATTTCGACCGCATCAAGCGCACGCTCAAGCGGCCGCTGATCGTGGACACCAAGAATCTGCTCGACTCCACGCGCCTGCGCGCCATGGGCTTTGAATACGTGGGCGTGGGCCGCTCCTAA
- a CDS encoding kelch repeat-containing protein, whose product MKQRTGMRSVVSRTFVALVILQLASVVSAQVPDTFTAVPGGMTSGRTWHKATLLNNGKVLVVGGAGTTAELYDPLTNTFAATQAGMTVPRQYLAAAPLNDGKVLVVGGEIHDGASTSSAEVYDPATDSFTATLGGMSAARYWHTATMLNNGKVLVAGGCCNLASAELYDPSTGTFTVIPSGMTAARYHHTATLLNDGKVLIAGGFGSVAGGGFDYLASAELYDPSANSFTAIPGGMTSARAAATATLLNNGEVLLTGGHNGFGITSSAERYDPTANTFAATDGNMTSDRLAHTATLLSSGKVLVAGGGSADLYHPLDQPVPLLQQLVVVVASYNLQQGISNSLDTKLQNVLEALNEANAGQRADAANKLQAFINAVDAQRDKELTSTQADELTAMAMRILSVL is encoded by the coding sequence ATGAAACAAAGAACAGGAATGCGATCCGTGGTTTCCCGTACGTTCGTAGCTTTAGTCATCCTGCAACTTGCGAGCGTAGTGTCGGCGCAAGTGCCGGACACCTTCACAGCTGTCCCAGGAGGGATGACCTCAGGCCGCACGTGGCATAAGGCAACGCTCCTCAACAACGGCAAGGTACTGGTGGTCGGCGGGGCGGGGACAACCGCCGAACTGTACGACCCTCTCACCAACACCTTCGCGGCTACGCAGGCCGGGATGACCGTACCGCGCCAGTATCTAGCCGCGGCACCGCTCAACGATGGCAAGGTCCTGGTAGTCGGGGGAGAAATCCACGATGGCGCGTCTACGTCCAGCGCTGAAGTGTACGATCCCGCCACCGACAGCTTCACGGCGACTCTGGGCGGGATGTCTGCAGCCCGTTACTGGCACACGGCGACAATGCTCAATAATGGCAAGGTGCTCGTGGCCGGGGGCTGCTGCAATCTTGCGAGTGCGGAACTGTACGACCCCTCCACCGGCACTTTCACGGTCATCCCCAGCGGTATGACGGCAGCCCGTTACCATCACACCGCGACGCTCCTCAACGACGGAAAAGTGCTGATCGCTGGCGGCTTCGGGTCTGTGGCGGGGGGTGGCTTCGACTATCTGGCAAGCGCCGAACTGTACGACCCATCCGCGAACAGCTTCACGGCTATCCCGGGCGGGATGACCTCGGCCCGCGCGGCTGCCACCGCGACGCTGCTCAATAACGGCGAGGTCCTGCTGACTGGGGGGCACAACGGCTTTGGAATCACTTCCAGTGCCGAACGGTACGACCCCACCGCCAACACGTTCGCCGCCACGGATGGCAATATGACCTCAGACCGCTTAGCTCACACAGCAACGCTGCTCAGCAGTGGCAAGGTGTTAGTGGCGGGCGGCGGTAGCGCCGACCTGTACCACCCCTTGGACCAGCCAGTGCCGCTTCTCCAGCAACTGGTCGTGGTGGTCGCGAGCTACAACCTGCAGCAGGGAATCAGCAACTCGCTCGACACGAAGCTGCAGAATGTTCTTGAGGCGCTAAACGAGGCCAACGCAGGCCAGCGTGCCGACGCAGCTAACAAGCTCCAAGCGTTCATCAATGCCGTGGACGCGCAACGCGACAAGGAACTGACGAGCACTCAGGCCGACGAACTTACTGCCATGGCTATGCGCATCTTGTCGGTGCTCTAG
- a CDS encoding 2'-5' RNA ligase family protein, with protein MQPLHYAVVAYVRNSVGRFVEELRREVYPEHSHLPAHVSILPPRLLSGSEAAALGTLEELCASFHPFDITLGDVDSFVPVTPTVHIQVKEGAEEMRRLHDYLNRGSLEFVEPWTYHPHLTIVKLAGDAEARAAEALSRERWNRYRGPRTIRLDELTFVREGPHNRWVDLAPVHLGRQLAPRP; from the coding sequence ATGCAGCCGCTGCACTATGCGGTGGTGGCTTACGTACGGAACTCAGTGGGACGTTTCGTCGAAGAGCTGCGCCGCGAGGTCTACCCCGAACACAGTCATCTTCCCGCTCACGTCAGCATCCTGCCGCCGCGCCTGCTTTCCGGCAGCGAAGCCGCCGCCCTGGGAACGCTGGAGGAACTGTGCGCCAGCTTTCATCCCTTCGACATTACCCTGGGCGACGTGGACAGCTTCGTTCCCGTCACGCCTACAGTTCACATCCAGGTGAAGGAGGGCGCGGAAGAGATGCGGCGCCTGCACGACTACCTGAATCGTGGCAGCTTGGAGTTCGTGGAGCCGTGGACCTACCACCCGCACCTGACCATCGTGAAGCTGGCCGGGGATGCCGAAGCCCGCGCCGCCGAAGCGCTTTCTCGCGAGCGCTGGAACCGATACCGCGGCCCGCGCACCATCCGGCTGGACGAGCTGACTTTCGTCCGCGAAGGCCCGCACAACCGCTGGGTGGACCTTGCGCCGGTGCACCTGGGCCGGCAGCTGGCGCCACGCCCCTAA
- a CDS encoding DUF4112 domain-containing protein, translating into MTIRAEPEIIPPGAEPRRSRRLEDEQLDFLAALMDDLFRIPGTQLRFGLDPLVGLLPGLGDMLTGLVSALLLHAAWERGLPRVAIVRMLSNVALDSLLGSLPLVGDVFDVAWKSNRRNFDLLRKYEGSERRRQTMMDSLFLIGLLAAVLALAALPVVALVLLVNWVRGG; encoded by the coding sequence ATGACCATCCGCGCCGAGCCGGAAATCATCCCACCCGGGGCCGAGCCGCGCCGCTCGCGTAGGCTCGAAGACGAGCAGCTCGACTTCCTGGCAGCCCTGATGGACGACCTGTTCCGCATCCCCGGAACGCAGCTTCGCTTCGGCCTCGATCCGCTGGTGGGCTTACTGCCCGGCCTCGGCGACATGCTCACCGGCCTGGTCTCGGCGCTGCTGCTGCACGCCGCCTGGGAGCGGGGCCTGCCGCGTGTGGCTATCGTCCGCATGCTGTCCAACGTCGCCCTTGATTCCCTGCTGGGCAGCCTGCCGCTCGTGGGCGATGTTTTCGACGTCGCTTGGAAATCGAACCGGCGCAACTTCGACTTGCTGCGCAAGTACGAAGGCTCCGAACGCCGGCGGCAGACCATGATGGACTCGCTCTTCCTTATCGGCCTGCTGGCTGCGGTGCTGGCGCTGGCCGCTCTGCCCGTGGTTGCGCTGGTTCTACTCGTCAACTGGGTCCGCGGCGGGTAG
- a CDS encoding cysteine synthase family protein, with protein MDSLPPDILHCIGNTSLLPLCHIVPANGARILLKLESENPTGSMKDRMALAMIEAAEADGRLKPGGSVVEYTGGSTGVSLSLICAVKRYPLHIVSSDAFAREKLDHMRILGARLQVVPSDSGRMTEKLTRDMIEAARIIAEETGAFWTDQLKNTDQLAAYHKMAEEIWNQTGGRIDGFVQSVGTAASLRGNAEVLRRHNPQIKIVAVEPSESAVLSGGPPGAHKIDGVGAGFVVPLWQPGIADHIERVSTEEAMAMALRLAREEGLFAGTSTGGNVLAALRLAERLGPGATIVTIMCDTGMKYLKTFGARLD; from the coding sequence ATGGACAGCTTGCCGCCGGACATCCTGCATTGCATCGGCAATACATCGTTGTTGCCGCTGTGCCACATCGTACCCGCGAACGGCGCCCGTATCCTGCTGAAGCTGGAAAGCGAAAACCCAACCGGCAGCATGAAGGACCGCATGGCGCTGGCCATGATCGAAGCCGCGGAAGCGGACGGACGCCTCAAACCGGGCGGCTCGGTCGTCGAATACACCGGCGGGAGCACCGGCGTTTCTCTCTCTCTCATCTGTGCCGTCAAGAGATATCCCCTGCATATCGTGAGTTCGGATGCCTTCGCCCGGGAAAAACTCGATCACATGCGAATCCTCGGAGCCCGGCTCCAGGTCGTGCCCAGTGACAGCGGGCGCATGACGGAGAAGCTCACGCGCGACATGATTGAAGCCGCCCGCATCATTGCGGAAGAAACCGGGGCCTTCTGGACCGACCAGCTCAAAAACACCGACCAGCTCGCCGCCTACCACAAGATGGCAGAGGAAATCTGGAATCAGACCGGCGGACGGATCGATGGATTCGTCCAGAGCGTGGGCACAGCAGCATCCCTTCGCGGGAACGCGGAGGTCCTGCGCCGGCACAATCCGCAGATCAAGATCGTCGCCGTTGAGCCCTCGGAGTCCGCGGTCCTCTCCGGCGGCCCGCCGGGCGCCCACAAAATCGACGGGGTCGGAGCGGGCTTTGTCGTGCCGCTCTGGCAGCCGGGCATCGCCGATCACATCGAACGCGTTTCCACGGAAGAGGCGATGGCCATGGCACTCCGCCTCGCCCGTGAAGAAGGCCTCTTTGCCGGAACGTCCACCGGCGGCAATGTCCTCGCCGCGCTGCGCCTCGCCGAACGACTGGGTCCCGGCGCGACCATCGTCACCATCATGTGCGACACCGGCATGAAGTACCTCAAGACCTTTGGCGCCAGGCTCGACTGA
- a CDS encoding energy transducer TonB yields MEKLPPDVPGAVMVRIIVGTDGKIRKATAYAGAALLLDRAAEALAKWEFVPQTLNGEPVEVQSMAVIEVCKQTEQPQVEASLHELKRLTGECSDEANDDAEMSCVEAMTLADGMSGEIAMLGRWWAYAAYGNLRARQGKPKEADEIFTRALAWFREQPLSGAMQLDFLWQLAGLREGLREYERALQPYRDAEALVQTAMDQIEGANFPESTYQEIHAAQVRNMKRALEGEIRCLIALERDSEADALRIKVAQLK; encoded by the coding sequence GTGGAGAAGCTGCCGCCCGATGTGCCCGGGGCAGTGATGGTGCGGATCATAGTCGGGACCGATGGCAAAATCCGCAAGGCGACTGCCTATGCGGGGGCGGCGTTACTCCTGGATCGTGCCGCCGAAGCCTTGGCCAAGTGGGAGTTCGTGCCGCAAACTCTCAACGGAGAGCCCGTAGAAGTCCAATCTATGGCGGTTATCGAAGTCTGCAAGCAAACAGAACAGCCGCAAGTGGAGGCATCCCTTCATGAATTGAAGCGACTCACGGGCGAGTGCAGCGATGAAGCGAACGATGACGCCGAAATGAGTTGCGTGGAGGCGATGACGCTGGCCGACGGGATGAGCGGCGAAATCGCGATGCTGGGACGGTGGTGGGCCTATGCAGCGTACGGCAACTTGCGGGCGCGGCAGGGAAAGCCTAAGGAGGCCGATGAGATCTTTACTAGGGCGCTCGCTTGGTTTCGTGAGCAGCCGCTCTCCGGCGCCATGCAGTTGGACTTTCTGTGGCAATTGGCTGGGTTGCGCGAAGGACTGCGAGAGTACGAGCGCGCCCTGCAGCCCTACCGGGATGCAGAAGCCCTTGTGCAGACGGCAATGGACCAGATAGAAGGCGCGAACTTCCCGGAGAGCACATACCAGGAGATTCACGCTGCGCAGGTGCGAAACATGAAACGGGCTCTGGAAGGAGAAATACGTTGTCTCATCGCTCTCGAGAGAGACTCTGAGGCGGATGCCCTAAGAATCAAGGTGGCGCAGTTGAAGTAA